TGAACAGCGTTGAGAATTTCAATGGGAGAGGGTTGCATTTTTGCTGTACCCTGAATGAATAGTGGCATGAACGGTTGTTGATAGTCGGGTTTGCCAGTTGTACCCAGGATTAATTCTGGAAAGCGTGCATGATTGAAACGAACGTCAGCATACGCTTCACGTTCTTCAAAACGCGGAAATAAGTCGCCCGTCCAGGGATCTTGAAAGACGAATCCAGCAGTGGCATCCTGAGTAATAAAAGTTTCACCCTCTAGCGTTTCTAGTCCCCTCGGAGTTGGCATCCCACGCGAATCAACATAATCCTGATCGGAGAGTTGAGTGATGATGAGGGCTGCTAGATCCTTTCCAATATCCAAATGGCTGCCAATTTCAGCTACTCCCATTACTCCAGCGCGACACATTCCCAAAACTGCCTTTTCCAAAATGTTGAGTTTACGGGATGAGACACGCGGTGCAACGACTCGGTACATTCGGACAGGGTAGAGAAAATATCGTCGCCGACTCCAACGAACAGCAGGGCGGGGATTGTAGTAGAGAATTGGGGTATATTTGCGGAAAGGCATAGCGCTCGTCCTAGAAAACTTTTCCTTGAGGAGTTTTACAGAGTTCGTAGAAGCCAATTAATTCGCGAATAGCTTGGCGCTCGCTTTTCGGTTTATCGGCTTCTGCCCTCAGCATCTCTAAATCACCTGCGGCAATTAGCAGGCGTTGCTGACGACTCATGGCAACGCAAAGACGGTTTTCCAGAAGTAAAAAACCATATTTCCGCAAATAGGTTTCTGGACTCTCCGCTTTAATGTTGTTGCTGCGCGTTACAGAGAGAAATACGACATCGAATTCTTTACCCTGGAATGCGTCAACAGTGCCAACCCTTAACCGTTCAACGAGTTTGCCCTCGTAGTTGGTAGTTTCTCGCCATGCCGGAGCAATCTGATGAGTGCCATCATCCGAAACTTCCGCTAATTCAACTTCACAAAGGGCTTGCCAAAGTTCCGTAACCTGCGCTCTGTAGAAGGCAATGATCCCAAAGGTCAGATGGGAATCGTATTGAATTAAGCGTTTTAATTCGTCCGCAATTCGTTTAGCTTCAACACGCCGAGATTTGCTTTGTCCTTTGCTTTCACTTCCCAGGTTAAAGGGAACATCAATCCATGCAACCACCTTATCTTGATAGCCAGGGAGATTGTGAAAAAAATCTTTTTCAGGTCTACCCGCTTTAATCGGAGGTTCCCCATGATATTCGTAAAAGGTACGGCTGACGAACTCTCCCAACACAGGATGCATCCGATATTGGGTATCCAGCGTCACAGTACGCTTGATGCCATCAATCTTTTCCCATTCCTGCAACTGCTTGAATAATCGTTCAAACAAACTTTTTCTCAATGCATCCTGGGTTGCTTCGCTAGATAAACTGAGTTGCCGTTCTACGTCTTCCTCCAAGATGTGAGGTAGTTGGCGGTGATCGCCTACAAGGATAATCCGCCGCTCTGCTTTGGACATGGGAATGAACAAATCCAGCGGATTCGCCCTAGCAGCCTCATCAATAATGACTGTTTCAAAAACGCTGTCTACATTTCCTGTTGTTAATTCCATCTGCTTGCCGACTGCTTGCTGACAAGTTGCAGCTAGAACGACGGTGTAATCCCGTAGCATCTCTCGCACACCGCTGGGGTCACTTTTTAAATCGTTTAGGTATTCTTCTAAAACAGCTTCGACACCGGATTGAGACTGGCGAACTTGTTCATTTAGTGCCTCTCGAACCTGTTCTAGCAGAGCTTCAATGTCTGGGTCAGCAACAGGAGTTGTGACTGGAGCACTAGCAGCAGGAGCTAGTTGGTCTAACAGACGGCTTTGCAAAGATGCTAGGTCATGCAGAAAGGGGGGGTCAGTATTGGGGGACTCAGAATTATCCCAATTGTCTGCTGTTTCCAGCAAGCTGCGATCGCTATCCGATAACAGGTTCAGCGGTTCAAGACGACGCAAAGCTTTGTACGCAGTTGTCGGACCATCATCTGAGAACGAGATCGGCTCGGTACGGAGCGAGCGGACTGCCCGGAGCGCTGATTCCCTCGCCTCAGTATCTACTAAATTGGTAACAGGCTTTCCTAAAGCAAGGATGCGGCTCTGTTCTAGCAAGCGATCGCTGAGTTCTCCAGGAATTCTGCCCTTCGTCAAGTTATAAATCTCTTCAAGCAGTCTTGCAGTCTGCTGTAAATTTCCAGGAGTCAAGACATAACCCGTCACTAAATTCTGTACCTGTCGCAATCGCACGGTTTCCGGCAGTTCGGGAAACTGGGAGAGTTTGCCTTGAAGCGTTTCAATTCGATCTCGACGCCAGCGGTCAACATTATCTGGTACATCACGGCGATTAGCTTTACCGCCAATCCGTACTGCTGGAAGTCCAAACACAACTGTCCGTTCAGCCGCATTTTCTACTGCATCATGTTGATAGCTAGTCAGCAACAGGCGATGGAAAAGGCTTACATTCGCGTCTTCTGCAATTTCAGCCAGTCTGACTTGGAGAGCAGTGATGACTTTGGTTTTGCCCGTTCCTGGTGGTCCCTGGATCAAAGCAATGTCAGGGGTATTGATAGCAACTCGCAGTGCTTCTTCCTGACGAGTCGTTGGCGAACCGTTAAAAACATCGAGTGTTGCCCTGGAAAGGGGCTTGTGCTTTCGACGATTTGAGGTGGGAACTTTCTGATTTTGCAGAATGAGTCCCAGTTGAGGCATCGGACAGGTGGCTGTCCGGATAAGCTCTTCCGCTCGCTTGCGTCGCCCTAAACGAGTGCGATCGCCTTGAAGAGAAATGAACAAGAAACCCTTCGGCGGTGGAGAAAGCAATTCATCTGGATCGGGTGGTCGAATATCCAGAGTATAGTTCTGAGGATCAATGTCGATGACTTGCCCGAAAAATGCTTTCTGGCTGCTGGCTGCACTTTCCAGACTGCTCAGATCAGGTTCTTTATCACTGGCTTCCAGGGAGAACTCAGATAAATCTCTAAGCAATTGCAGTTGCTGCTCCAGATTCCCCTGAATCTGCATTCTAAAGCGGTAGTCGCCATTTGCCAGCATCTCCTGAGAGGAGTAGGTAATCCAGCTAAACTCTTGTACTCGCCGCAGAATTCCCTTCTGTTCCAGTTCGTTA
This region of Microcoleus sp. AS-A8 genomic DNA includes:
- a CDS encoding AAA domain-containing protein, whose product is MRVSDIHSGRIYTIEVERGDRSPFEGQELLAVKNEVFLYRSELTNDILLCHGLDIWDIRGKDQQNQTRLEGILERNLPILCWLMETRPKGQSSTQLSIQVHEFPGRLYIRDEMQFGVDEKIIEDVRNRHLRRSEPVEKIIEWLNGQVFLPPANETGKARVLMRTGKNYQDGLESSFQVCGNSTTIDLRRTEDGRVRVERVARARQPKDFDEQRPLILVESPMSFCDISIAGTLRGDIRTELDALTRNADTYLSLWREYNELEQKGILRRVQEFSWITYSSQEMLANGDYRFRMQIQGNLEQQLQLLRDLSEFSLEASDKEPDLSSLESAASSQKAFFGQVIDIDPQNYTLDIRPPDPDELLSPPPKGFLFISLQGDRTRLGRRKRAEELIRTATCPMPQLGLILQNQKVPTSNRRKHKPLSRATLDVFNGSPTTRQEEALRVAINTPDIALIQGPPGTGKTKVITALQVRLAEIAEDANVSLFHRLLLTSYQHDAVENAAERTVVFGLPAVRIGGKANRRDVPDNVDRWRRDRIETLQGKLSQFPELPETVRLRQVQNLVTGYVLTPGNLQQTARLLEEIYNLTKGRIPGELSDRLLEQSRILALGKPVTNLVDTEARESALRAVRSLRTEPISFSDDGPTTAYKALRRLEPLNLLSDSDRSLLETADNWDNSESPNTDPPFLHDLASLQSRLLDQLAPAASAPVTTPVADPDIEALLEQVREALNEQVRQSQSGVEAVLEEYLNDLKSDPSGVREMLRDYTVVLAATCQQAVGKQMELTTGNVDSVFETVIIDEAARANPLDLFIPMSKAERRIILVGDHRQLPHILEEDVERQLSLSSEATQDALRKSLFERLFKQLQEWEKIDGIKRTVTLDTQYRMHPVLGEFVSRTFYEYHGEPPIKAGRPEKDFFHNLPGYQDKVVAWIDVPFNLGSESKGQSKSRRVEAKRIADELKRLIQYDSHLTFGIIAFYRAQVTELWQALCEVELAEVSDDGTHQIAPAWRETTNYEGKLVERLRVGTVDAFQGKEFDVVFLSVTRSNNIKAESPETYLRKYGFLLLENRLCVAMSRQQRLLIAAGDLEMLRAEADKPKSERQAIRELIGFYELCKTPQGKVF